From the genome of Carassius gibelio isolate Cgi1373 ecotype wild population from Czech Republic chromosome A18, carGib1.2-hapl.c, whole genome shotgun sequence:
gtagttttataaaataatcttcacatttctgcttttaaatcctcaaaataattacatacatttatttccataataaatgcctgtgtttttctttaaagaaaaagccaaatcagaaaaaaatgttttgtggtgATAATCAACATTCTTTCAATgggtatattaaaataataataaaaataaataaataaatattttaatgctaaatcggtgtaaattaataattactttataTTTTGATGTAGTTGTTATGTTTCATAGATCAtttacattattttctgtaatttctCATCCAAAAAATCAAGTCTATTAAAGTACACTTTTATTTCAATGCATATGCAACATGAAGAATTCTTCTCAAATTGATAAAAATGCACAGTCaatcacaaacaacaacaaatacaaatattgagATATGAATGACAGAAATGATTTCATGAAACATATAGAGATGCTTTGCTGATTTCTGAATGTAAACCGATGCCTGTTTTGCTGAATTGCAGCTCTGAGTAAGCTGAAGGTTCATCACATGTACCAAGGAAGCCAGGTGGAGATTGTTCACTCCAATGTGGTATTTGATATCTGTAGTCTGATGCTTTATGGGACGCAAGCAATTCCAGTGCGTCTTAAGATATTGCTGGACCGACTCTTCAGTGTTCTTAAGCAGGAGGAGGTTATTCAGATCCTAAATGCACTGGACTGGACTCTCCAGGACTACATTCGTGGTTACGTACTTCAGGTGAGCTCACACTGACCCgacctgcagaaaaacacacttcAATTTGAGATAGATAATTACAGTTTTGTCACACTTTTCCTTAAAATCTAGTGGTGAGCCACTGAGATTTCTTCGTTCTATTTGCTTGTCAAGTATTCTGGTGGTTGAATTAAATTCATGGTAGTTCCTCTAGTGGACAATGTAAAGTTAAAGCCTCTTCAGACCTCCAGATGAATGCtgtatgataaaatatttattctggTTACAACATGAAGCTGCTGCATGACTTTCAAAGCCTGCTGGCACTCAAGAGTAATTACAGGCGAGCTGAAAGACTTGCCTGACTCCCCTCTGATCTCTCCCCTCCCCTCCTACTTTGACAGGGAAACCCGCATCATCTAAATGAAGAAGAATTACGCTCCAGAATGAATTGCTCTGCTGCAGTAATTAGACCTCTCAAGTCCACATGCATTAGATGTATGGTTGACTTGTTATTTAGTAACTCTTTCAATCTGTCAGATGTTATGGAGTATTTTAGGGCCCAGGTGTAGAACATTTGTTAGTTTAAAACTGATGATCCAAATGATATTCCCCGTTTGTATGTGTCTAGGATGTGGCCGGTAAGGTATTGGACCGCTGGGCCATAATGACCTTTGAAGAGGAGATCGTTACGCTGCAGCAATTCCTGCGCTTCGGAGAGACCAAGTCCATTGTGGAGCTCATGGCGCTGCAGGATAAGGAGGGACAGGCAGTCATAGTCCCAACCACAAGAACCAATTCTGACATCCGCAGCTTCATCGAAAGCAGTACGCAGAGGCCTGTGCGTCTGCCAGCTAAAGCTGAAGAACCTGGTTGCAGTAACGGACACCATTTTGAAACACTGGTGAACAGTATGGCCCTCATGCTGCCCCTGCAAATGCTGAATTCTGTTCAGGCACCATTGCTAAGCTCCAGTACTGATTCTAGCCACCAGGAGGCACAGATGAGACATGAGACATCCGAAGTGAGCCTTGATGGCGGTGGCCCGTTTGACCCAATGAGATCAGAGGGTCTGATGGACACAGAATCTCCAAAGATAGAGTCAGAAGAGTTTAACGTGAGTGGAAACTCCTCTCCCTCCACGCCTTGCACACCCTCCATCACTTCTGAAATCGCACACATGTCTCCTGAGAACAAGGTAAGGTGTGCAGAGAAGAGCGGATCCTTGAAGAAGGGCCGTGTGTTCTGCAGTGCCTGCGAGAAGACCTTTTATGATAAAGGCACGTTGAAAATACACTATAACGCTGTTCATCTGAAGATCAAACACAAGTGCACCATCGAGGGCTGCAACATGGTCTTCAGCTCCTTACGTAGTCGGAACAGGCACAGTGCTAATCCGAACCCTCGGCTGCACATGCCTATGAACCGCAATAATCGTGACAAGGACCTGCAGGGTGATCTGAGCCCGAGAGAGGAGGATGGAGCCGAGGGTGAGAAGAGAGACTTTGCTGCCATCCCAGAGAGCAGGACTGTCTCAAGTTTCATCATCCGCAACTCAGAGCACAAGCTCCATGGCTCTTTATCCAGCATGAGCCAGAGCGGCATCCTCTTTCCCAATCTAAAGACTGTGCAACCTGTGCTTCCCTTTTATCGGAGCCTGGTGACCCCAGCTGAGCTAGCTCATACGCCAGGCAGCCTGCCCTCTCTCCCACTTCTGTCTTCCTCAGTGCCCGTGAGCACCAGTCATATGCAGACCAGTTCAGATCAGATGCCTAAGAAGAAGTCTAGAAAGTCCAGCATGCCTATCAAAATTGAGAAGGATGAGCTGGCAGCTGAAGGTGTGTCTGAGGAAGAGAATCCAGCCCTCAGCCCCTGTATAGACACAGAAAAGTGTGACATTAGCAGCATGGGGCACGAACCTGTGGACTGTGGCTTTCGATTCGGGCCTGACTCACAGGACACAGAATGGGACAAACTGACTCAGGCAGACAATCATATCGTCTCACTGTCATCTACTTCTTTCTTTCACACTAAACAGAATGATGAGAAAGAAAGGGAGTCATCAAAATGTGAAGAACAAGCATGCAGTTCACGGCCAGACCAGCCCTGTGGCCACCGACCTGCCCATTTCACACACATCAGTGAAAACTGTGCAGACGGCTGCAATGACCCAGAGACAATATGTCCAGATGATAAAGACGAGCAGCCACACCCATGCCAGATCTGCAGTAAGACATTTAAAAACCCTTACAGTGTCAAAATGCATTATCGAAATGTGCATTTAAAGGAGATGCACATGTGCACTGTGGATGGCTGCAATGCTGCTTTTCCATCCCGTCGCAGCAGAGACAGGTAAGATGTTTAGGCTTGAGGAAACGTTACACAAGGCAGTTTTTTAAAAGCACATGACATGTTGTATTAGGACTAAGAGTTTGAGGATTGCCTTAATACattcaaaaaaagtttaaaacaaaaGCATGTTGGTTTTCTCTTCAacattttttgcttttaattctCTAGACACAGTGCAAACCTGAATCTGCACAACAGGCTGTTGACCAAAGATCATTCAGGGGCATTTTCTCTCTGCAGAGAGCATCCAGACCTCCCTCACAAAGAGCCGCTCAGCCAGATGTCTGTTATCCTCAAAGAGAGTCACCGTACAGGCCTCGTCTACCCCATGAGTAAATCGCTGGATAGAGCATCTGAGCCAGTAAAGGGCGCCGTGGAGAATGAAGTTGTACTGGACTTGAGCACCAGAGCGAGCGCCCATTCCTCCTGGGACTCAGACGTGGGCAGTGAGGAAGGGCTCCCCCTGGAGGACAGTGACGAGAGCTGTGACGGGCTGAGCGTCAGAGCGGCTGCGTCTCCGCCTTGCCTCAGTCAGCAGATGAACGGCTCATCACCCATCACCTGCCATCTCTGCCAGAAAGTTTACAGCAATAAAGGCACATTCAGGGCTCATTACAAAACGGTGCACCTTCGCCTTCTTCACAAGTGCAAAGTTCCAGGGTGTGACACTACATTTTCCTCGGTTCGGAGTCGCAACAGACACAGTCAGAATCCAAATCTACACCGCAACCTTGCAATGAATACCTCCCTGAATCAAGAGTAGGGCACACACTCAGAGCCATATCTCCTAAATATACATAGTCAAAGATTTTGGGTTCAATAGCACTCTGCTCTTTGTACTGCACAATCAAGCACAACTGGAAGGACAcaatcatatttataataaaccCAATGTCGTTTATCTTTTTAATGTTGAGAATTTTTTTCATCTCTAATGTAATATCTACTTGACAAACATTCCtgatatttattgatttttaagaGCAGGACAGATGCCTAGACAAATGACTGAAGAAATGACAGAGCAAAAGATCGACGAGACAGAGATGAGAAAGCACATACAGAATCATATTTGAAACACCTTAAGAGATCCTTAAAACCATCGGTGGTGTGATACAGTATGTTAAGCCTCTCATGCTTAATCCAAAGCCACATAACAATTATGTATTGTTTCCCTTCTCTGCACTTATTTATTGAGGGACACATCCCTCCTAAGCATGAGACAGACACAGAACATTGATACAGCATGATAGAGTCGATGGCAGATGAGAGAATGACTGTTAGAAAGAGTGAGTTAGCACTACAGTgttggtgagagagagagagagagagagagagagagagagagagagagatgaggagcACGAGCTGTTTGAAGGTGCAGGACTCCCATTATCATGTgctgaaattaataatatatttgtgtttgcTTGCtgttcagatttgtttttatcacAAAAGATCCAGTGAAGTTGATAGATTGTGTTGCTATTTCAATCAATATGCTTTTTAAAGAGGCTGTTGTGGTCCTGTTTAGTAAGTTATTGTATGTACACTTCATTTTCAGGGGACCAAGCACCGGCAGTGTTTGATCATTTTCATATTCTTCTTGTGTTGGGGGATTTTGTGACGTCCCTGGACCAAATTTGACTTCTGTCTGTTAAAGTTTATAGCAGCACACAGTTTAATCTTCACTTATCTTTTGCATGTAACTGTTCAACCATGGGGCATAGTACCACATTTTTGTGATAACGTTTATTTCACAGGATTCACTTTGTCTTCTTGTTGTGAAATCTGTCTCATTGTCTAAGTTATTTAAGTATGAATTCTTTGCGTCTCATTTTGATGCTTAAATAACGCTTAAATAATGTTCTATTGAATTGAATTGCCACTGTAAGCTTGGCTCCTTCATTGCTGCTTTCAGCTATATTGCCATACTGCAGTTGTTATTCAGGTGGAGACCAAAGATTCTTAATCCAGGACGGTGTAAATCAGTATGAAAAACAAAAGCGTCAGACTGCACACATGGACACACCAGAGTCTTTGTGAATGCTGTAAAGCACACATATGAAAGATTCAGCTAAGATTTATTTGTCTAACACATTTTCAGTTTAAAGTGATGTTGCTCTATAATATGCTTAATATTAGTATAATCAAATGATTGTACCAGTGAAGGCTGAGGACAGCAGATAAGGACATACTGATGCATATAAAGCTGTCTGTGAATCAGAGCTGAACAAATCGAGTCTTACACTGGTTGAGCGACAAGGTTGCCACAACAGAACACACAAACCTGTGGACATTTATTCTTTTAGCTTTGTtttatgtgtaaaacattttgtaaactgCCCACCACCGTACGCTGTAATGTGAGGAGAAGGGTTATCAGGATTCTAATACCATCCTAACCcaaaatcatttatttgtgtTCAATAATATCATTTTGTCTGTtaataaacagttttttaaaaatatcagtaaatatttacttttatacatatacatatagtcAAGAAGGgagaaataaaatacacttttttttctttgtgctttTCCAAGATATGTGTGGTTTGACAGTCATGAAATGACAAAAATTGCATTCACAATCTTGAGTTTGACAAGGTCTGTGTTTCTTAGCCTGACATCAGACAGGATGTCTTCTTCTGAGACATTTGAGTAGATGCTGTCATCTTGTTGTCtaaacatttctgtattttacTAACTTATTTAATCTAAAGCAACATACACTTTTGTTTTATGTCTGTATATGTCATTCGCCCATCTTACACTGGGTTTAGATATGACATACCTCATATATGACATACCTGTGATTAGGCTCAGAGTACAGGATATAGACAACAGACAGTGTGTAAATTAAGTTAAGTATAAAAAAATGAAGTATACATACAGCATATAATGTTAAATTGTCTCTAGCCACATGCCACCTTTAAGTTCAACATGCACAGTCTATTGAATTTGATGAGAAACTGTAAATAAGCTGAATTTCATTATGACTgtgtaatctaactaattacttttcccatcgttataacgccgttaacattactggaagtTAAATGCGATGCGTTACTatacattgatttaataaacgaTGTAATCAGAACGCACTCCTGGCTCACAcggcgagtgaggaggtgggttattaacgagataagcgattatgattggctaaggcagagtcatatgtttaatggtagccaatcagagccagtgctTTTACGCCACCGGCGTCCATAGTGGCgtcaaacacacatgcacgcacgcacgcgagattcgcagcagcagagatggcgagtcaggagcaatccgatgaaaagtttgcattttcaaggtagagatataagcactaattcaaattcattgtggtcaaaggcaagaatgtgaatgtaatgtgtacatgtaatgtgtgacacgcgaatctacaaagctagtggccaaaaacacttttcttaaaaagataatacttggaagtgcaggataaaactcttgctgtctgttgacgtgaaATAAATATCGAaggttatgtacgaacacctgtctgttctacttatttcaactgacttgtgaaaactgctcaaaaaaaaaaaaaaaaagattatttgacatatagcaacttttttttttttttttttttttttacagtaacgcaaatagttaatAATTTCCCTGGTaatgagttacttttattataaagtaattcagttactaactcagttactttttggaacaagtagtgagtaactataactaattacttttttaaagtaatgttcccaacagtgattactagaaccaggaagtatgacaatATTAGCCTGGTTCTGTCAACTCTGCACTGGCTCCCAATTGAACAATGAataccctaactaaccctaaccctactgcCATAGAATGCTTTGATACAGTATTTCAAATTGTTCTCTGATATCTACATAGAAGGTTTGCGGCTTAGGTAAGGGCAAACAATCTCCAGAAACGGTTTTACATGTCCATTTACAACCCTAGGATTTAAGAATGTCCCTAGAATTAAATGAcaagtttttacattatttggaAGAGTAGTATGATAGAAACAcagggaaaatatatatttcaagtcTCTTTCTCGCAGTTATATCATTGCGtaattatactgtatgtaaaatgtGGGCATCAGGTTGCTGCTATTACTATAttcttaattatattatattatattatattattaaattactataatatatgtgctttttactttcactttggaGATTTGTGATCGCACATGCTCTGTGTAAACTACAGTTGCAGTACTTAACACACATTTTTACAAGATCAGATGCTTGTCAGTGGTGCTCAGGATCTTTAAATTATTTGCCATCAtcctcagtcatctctccttacaCTGTTCATGGGGTAAGTTAAATCTTTTGTCCTGTAACATGCTACCTATTGCTAGCAGCTAACGATTTCCTTTTAGTGGCTCACGTTATTTTATTAGAACATGcgttatttgttttctgtgctCTTCCGAATACAGAAACCAACCCTATCCCTGCACATCACATCCCCTGCACAGCCTAACATAACAGATATTACCATGATCTACCATTTTCACTATTATCCTCGCTTGTTTATTCACTATGCCTGCAGTACTTCTGATGATTGGGCTGTGCAGGTTCGGCTGGCATAGAACATGGGCTGGTATATGGAAATGTTGGGGGCATAACTATTAATGATCCCGACTGTAACATCAATAATGgaagagaacagtacaaaataaaaaaggcagttcatgacccatTTAATAACACTATAGTGTAGTTGTAGTAATATCAAATGCAGGGAGATATTCAGTACCTTTAAACTTTTCTTTTGAATTCATTACACTGGTTATTGTTTGAATGtaagaatattaataatttttgtgaTGGTAATAATGATGTTGATGGTGATGAATGATACGTTATTGTCCCTTTCCAAGGGAAATTGTTTTTTGGCAATACATTTGAAGCTGCATCATAAGATAAATCTCTTTCTATTGTGTACTTGATCAGTGATGGTGGTTTATACTCGCGGTAACATACTCAAACAGGAATTCAACAAGGCTGATGCAACTCAATGTGTTATCGACCAAGAATGGTGGTCAGACCTTTTTGCTGACAGTTGGTGTCCTACTAACTTTGTTCAGGTAAGAAAATGAGAAAAAGGTCTCAACTCGCAGGAATTAGAACTAAGGAATGCTGGATCAGAGCTTTTGCCCATAAAAGACAGCATATATTCAATGACATATATTCACAGCCAGACATGCATATATTTGTGTACATCTAGTCATCACAGTCTCTGTTAAATTTATtttactgcagtttttttttccttcagtgatGGTTAGAGGAAATAGGCCAAAATAGGCCTTTTGCTTCtggtataaaaaaatttttttcaagaAACAAATGTTTGGAGACAGAAATCAAGTGTACTTGATCATGCCTACAGTAGAAAATAGTCAAATGTATATTTGTCTGTGTATTATATGCTATATTTGTTTGACTCAATTAGtgacatttttaataacttaatggCAATGTTTGGAAAACAttcatataatatttcatatttaactgTTCAACATTACAGAAGGTTTAATTCATACTTCAATAGCGTGTTGTCATTTTCTTACACAATGacttaagttatttttttattttctttttaattggcAGATCACTTACTATATAGTGCATTACTGACATCTGCTGGAGGTAACAGAGATAACAGCTTATACCATGGGCAAAACTATTGACAAGCTGACAGCCACCAGGAATTAAATTATCCAAGTAACAAACATTTGTGGTATTAATAtatgaaagataaaaaaacaaacaatgtaactatataaaatatattgtttaatgtataaatatttattaattgtgAATCTATTAAACGTATTCTCCTTCCTGATAGCCATGTGATATGTTTTAGTCCAGTGCTTGTaatgtctttatatttatatgttgggCATCCATGATCATTATGGTAATAAAACAATGTCTGATGGAATGTTGCCCTTTACTAAGATTCTTCAAAATTGTTTTAGATACTTGAAATAAACCTTGAATAAAAGTAGCCCAGTGATTTTTTAAATCCACCTGAATGTATGAACTATCACCAGAATGGCAGACGAAAATCTGAAGAATTTACGCTTTCTGAACACAATACCATATTGTCtttacaacagtaataataacatttatcaaCTAATTAAAGTTGTGACATTTTCATACAGTCTCAGTTGTTAGAACATGTTTTACATTAGATATTAAATCAAAATGAGTAGATTTTGGAAAACAATTTTACAGCTTCCTGAATCCAGTTTAAAAAACCTAAACAACCTCTGAAATGAGCATTTAATTCCTGCTTTGGTGAatcatgggttagggttagggtaaaaACAAATGCAGAGAATGGAGGTGGAGTTTGCATCCCTGTGAATGGTTGTGCCCATGAGCATATAGGAAGAGTAGCTGAACTGGCAAATGATTGTCAGTCTGAGATGGAAGCTGGAGAGTAAAGAATCCACTGATAATTGGAAATTTAACAAGTGTTCAATCAGGTACATGTTATTTTCTTTTCCCTTGTACTTTTTTtcttattgtaattattttctatgcctgtgtatatgtttttgtaatttaactGAAACATCTGATCAATAGAAATTTCACCATTCAGAACTTGTGAACTCAGAAAGTGTGCACAGTCAAACTGCTTCAGATGAGACTTACTGGAGTTTTCTTATCTGGTCTTTGTTTTCATAGGTACATTTTAGTTGATCACTAGTGTTCATTTCTTGCTTTCCCCGGTTAATACTTGATGCTGCCacattttttcactgaaaatGGGTGAGTTACATTCAGTGTAT
Proteins encoded in this window:
- the LOC127933883 gene encoding zinc finger protein basonuclin-2-like isoform X1, with product MSEAICCTVLNCNCDSFKPGKLRRRLCEHCRHGWVPHALSKLKVHHMYQGSQVEIVHSNVVFDICSLMLYGTQAIPVRLKILLDRLFSVLKQEEVIQILNALDWTLQDYIRGYVLQDVAGKVLDRWAIMTFEEEIVTLQQFLRFGETKSIVELMALQDKEGQAVIVPTTRTNSDIRSFIESSTQRPVRLPAKAEEPGCSNGHHFETLVNSMALMLPLQMLNSVQAPLLSSSTDSSHQEAQMRHETSEVSLDGGGPFDPMRSEGLMDTESPKIESEEFNVSGNSSPSTPCTPSITSEIAHMSPENKVRCAEKSGSLKKGRVFCSACEKTFYDKGTLKIHYNAVHLKIKHKCTIEGCNMVFSSLRSRNRHSANPNPRLHMPMNRNNRDKDLQGDLSPREEDGAEGEKRDFAAIPESRTVSSFIIRNSEHKLHGSLSSMSQSGILFPNLKTVQPVLPFYRSLVTPAELAHTPGSLPSLPLLSSSVPVSTSHMQTSSDQMPKKKSRKSSMPIKIEKDELAAEGVSEEENPALSPCIDTEKCDISSMGHEPVDCGFRFGPDSQDTEWDKLTQADNHIVSLSSTSFFHTKQNDEKERESSKCEEQACSSRPDQPCGHRPAHFTHISENCADGCNDPETICPDDKDEQPHPCQICSKTFKNPYSVKMHYRNVHLKEMHMCTVDGCNAAFPSRRSRDRHSANLNLHNRLLTKDHSGAFSLCREHPDLPHKEPLSQMSVILKESHRTGLVYPMSKSLDRASEPVKGAVENEVVLDLSTRASAHSSWDSDVGSEEGLPLEDSDESCDGLSVRAAASPPCLSQQMNGSSPITCHLCQKVYSNKGTFRAHYKTVHLRLLHKCKVPGCDTTFSSVRSRNRHSQNPNLHRNLAMNTSLNQE
- the LOC127933883 gene encoding zinc finger protein basonuclin-2-like isoform X2, which codes for MSEAICCTVLNCNCDSFKPGKLRRRLCEHCRHGWVPHALSKLKVHHMYQGSQVEIVHSNVVFDICSLMLYGTQAIPVRLKILLDRLFSVLKQEEVIQILNALDWTLQDYIRGYVLQDVAGKVLDRWAIMTFEEEIVTLQQFLRFGETKSIVELMALQDKEGQAVIVPTTRTNSDIRSFIESSTQRPVRLPAKAEEPGCSNGHHFETLVNSMALMLPLQMLNSVQAPLLSSSTDSSHQEAQMRHETSEVSLDGGGPFDPMRSEGLMDTESPKIESEEFNVSGNSSPSTPCTPSITSEIAHMSPENKVRCAEKSGSLKKGRVFCSACEKTFYDKGTLKIHYNAVHLKIKHKCTIEGCNMVFSSLRSRNRHSANPNPRLHMPMNRNNRDKDLQGDLSPREEDGAEGEKRDFAAIPESRTVSSFIIRNSEHKLHGSLSSMSQSGILFPNLKTVQPVLPFYRSLVTPAELAHTPGSLPSLPLLSSSVPVSTSHMQTSSDQMPKKKSRKSSMPIKIEKDELAAEGVSEEENPALSPCIDTEKCDISSMGHEPVDCGFRFGPDSQDTEWDKLTQADNHIVSLSSTSFFHTKQNDEKERESSKCEEQACSSRPDQPCGHRPAHFTHISENCADGCNDPETICPDDKDEQPHPCQICSKTFKNPYSVKMHYRNVHLKEMHMCTVDGCNAAFPSRRSRDREHPDLPHKEPLSQMSVILKESHRTGLVYPMSKSLDRASEPVKGAVENEVVLDLSTRASAHSSWDSDVGSEEGLPLEDSDESCDGLSVRAAASPPCLSQQMNGSSPITCHLCQKVYSNKGTFRAHYKTVHLRLLHKCKVPGCDTTFSSVRSRNRHSQNPNLHRNLAMNTSLNQE